A single region of the Chelmon rostratus isolate fCheRos1 chromosome 5, fCheRos1.pri, whole genome shotgun sequence genome encodes:
- the adgra2 gene encoding adhesion G protein-coupled receptor A2 — translation MTGGGGAAEVRSSRRTMFAPGVGIPLLPGRLVLMLLLLSASEPRLSQACPGLLASTSGCSCTDERSKAHGVQAVGRRVSCSKEELSEPPDGSLLPNRTVSLILSHNKIRVLRNGSFFGLSALEKLDLKHNLISTIMPGAFQGLSELRKLDLSNNRIGCLTADMFQGLTNLTKLNLSGNIISTMDPGVFQELPSLKLVNFNSDYLSCDCGLRWVPGFFRSSSARLGDETLCAYPRSLKGKPLRGLRESQLSCDGPLELHTLSLLPSQRQVVFKGDRLPFHCTAALVDKITTLHWHHNGQLVTSDPEMGVQLESNVLHDCTFITSELILFNVHVEARGEWECVVSTGRGNTSRSVEIVVLENSASFCPEDKVVNNRGEFRWPRTLAGITSHQYCLQLRYPSLSVEGGIEQKKASRYCDRSGKWQEGDYSDCHYTNGITRVLHTFILRPINASNAVTVAHQVRTYTLEAAGFTDSVDVLYVAQMMEKFMEYVRQLRELSEVLVEMGSNLMQVDGQILALAQREKRACSSIVYSLETLAWPQLHSHAQDFSMVSRNIVMEAHLIRPAHFTGITCTAYQRRDVSTVSLGMEMTESTHEQQLRFRCSTGSHNTSLNNFLLKNSVALASVTLPATLFPPDAPADCKLQFVAFRTGSFFPLSGNSSSSGEHSRRRSVNTPVIFVGLDGCSMWNHSEPIWVSLRHLSPGTDAVAAQWSLKALEKQGSWSQDGCQLVHSDSSTSTIRCSLLSNYAVLQEVPDFPNSTPISVRVLHPVVYACTAVLLLCLFTIIITHILHHSSIHISRKSWHTLLNTCFHIAMTTAIYAGGISLTSYPVVCQAVGIALHYSSLSTLLWIGVSARVIYKEAVWRMPRQPEGEPPAPPTQRPMLRFYLIAGGVPLIICGITAAVNVNNYGDNSPYCWLVWRPSLGSFFVPAGLVVLVTWIYFVCTVFRLRHRETKECTGTTLSSPVTESQPALAGSTSLLSTDSVVGPINPVVAPEDQYSLKTQFLVLVATHFLFVVLWCCGAMAMWLTGHTSLLFSCLYGMAAIVLGVFLVIHHCFRRLDVQASWLACCPGYRSSHPISTYTHTCTTGSGVQTSEQGSQLFINCHPPGDSHNSSSARSSSTPSGISSVGPGPCKLTNLLQVAQDNPNNSSRAPAGNNTSTSTDNITKPANNILPTINSAAPVHPQRRKVSSRTKQGSSQYHHRGEGRGHYRLKALRTAGGGGSLGALGPTGLEHLSASHGVYKQATSENGSIHHSLSENQASPLTNGKRVGESMATSPSEGSDGGSSGSRKPFPLLPSMASRAAMHGAQRRCASRDNLKLAAAAERESKRCSYPLNSVTTTVPGAAAPNGTLKNSVLELEQDMSGTDQSQSSVGMKSGLWKSETTV, via the exons GGACCTCAAGCACAACTTAATCAGCACCATCATGCCTGGAGCCTTCCAAGGCCTGTCTGAGCTTCGGAAACT CGACCTGTCCAACAACCGCATTGGCTGCCTGACTGCAGACATGTTCCAGGGATTGACCAATCTCACCAAACt AAACCTCTCTGGCAACATCATATCAACCATGGACCCCGGAGTGTTTCAGGAGCTGCCCTCCCTCAAGCTCGT GAACTTCAACTCAGACTACCTGTCATGTGACTGTGGGTTGCGTTGGGTCCCGGGCTTCTTTCGCAGCAGTTCGGCCCGGCTGGGGGACGAAACCCTGTGTGCCTACCCCAGGAGCCTGAAGGGAAAGCCCCTGCGTGGACTAAGGGAAAGCCAGCTGAGCTGTG ATGGTCCTCTGGAGCTGCACACCCTGTCGCTGCTGCCGTCCCAGCGTCAGGTGGTCTTCAAAGGCGATCGGCTGCCCTTCCACTGCACGGCCGCCTTGGTGGACAAGATCACCACCCTGCACTGGCATCACAATGGTCAGctggtgacctctgacccagaGATGGGTGTCCAGCTGGAGAGCAATGTGCTGCATGACTGCACCTTCATCACCAG TGAGCTTATTTTATTCAACGTACATGTGGAGGCCAGAGGAGAGTGGGAGTGTGTGGTTTCTACTGGGCGGGGCAACACATCCCGCAGTGTTGAAATAGTGGTTCTGGAGAACAGCGCCTCCTTCTGTCCAGAGGACAAAGTTGTCAACAACCGTGGAGAGTTCAG GTGGCCCAGAACTCTGGCAGGCATCACCTCGCACCAGTACTGCCTGCAGCTGCGTTACCCCTCCCTGTCTGTGGAAGGGGGTATTGAGCAGAAAAAAGCCTCTCGATACTGCGACCGCTCTGGAAAGTGGCAGGAGGGTGACTATTCAGACTGTCACTACACCAATGGCATCACCCGTGTCCTGCATACCTTCATCTTG AGGCCCATCAATGCCTCCAATGCTGTCACCGTGGCCCACCAGGTGCGCACATACACCCTAGAGGCTGCAGGCTTCACTGACTCTGTGGATGTGTTGTATGTGGCACAAATGATGGAGAAGTTCATGGAATATGTCCGACAGCTGCGAGAG TTGTCAGAGGTGTTGGTCGAGATGGGGAGTAACCTGATGCAGGTAGACGGCCAGATCCTCGCTCTTGcccagagagagaagagagcttGCAGCTCCATAGTCTACTCTCTTGAGACGCTGGCCTGGCCTCAGCTCCACAGTCACGCTCAGGACTTCTCCATG GTGTCTAGGAACATTGTGATGGAGGCCCACTTAATTCGACCAGCACACTTCACTGGCATAACCTGCACTGCCTATCAGCGCCGTGACGTCTCGACGGTCAGCCTGGGAATGGAAATGACGGAGTCCACTCACGAACAGCAGCTTCGTTTTCGCTGCAGCACCGGCTCCCATAACACCTCCCTCAACAATTTTCTGCTAAAG aatTCGGTAGCCCTGGCCTCTGTGACTCTCCCAGCTactctgtttcctcctgatgCTCCTGCAGACTGCAAGCTGCAGTTTGTAGCTTTCAGAACTGGCAGCTTCTTCCCTCTGTCCGGGAACTCAAGCAGCTCTGGGGAACACTCTCGCCGACGTAGCGTAAACACTCCTGTCATCTTTGTTGGCCTAG atggctgcagcatgTGGAACCACTCAGAGCCCATCTGGGTTTCGCTGCGCCACTTGTCCCCTGGTACTGATGCTGTGGCAGCCCAGTGGAGcctgaaggcactggagaaacAGGGAAGTTGGAGCCAGGACGGCTGTCAGCTGgtccacagtgacagcagcacctCCACGATTCGCTGCTCTCTGCTTAGCAAttatgctgtgctgcag GAGGTGCCTGACTTCCCCAACTCCACACCCATCTCTGTAAGGGTGCTCCACCCTGTGGTCTATGCCtgcactgcagtgctgctcctttgcctcttcaccatcatcatcacgcACATACTACACCACAG TTCTATTCACATATCAAGAAAAAGCTGGCACACATTACTGAATACCTGCTTCCACATCGCCATGACAACAGCCATCTATGCAGGAGGCATAAGCTTGACCAGTTACCCAGTGGTTTGCCAAGCA GTGGGCATCGCCCTGCACTACTCCTCGCTGTCGACCCTGCTGTGGATCGGAGTCAGCGCCAGGGTCATCTACAAAGAGGCTGTGTGGAGAATGCCACGGCAGCCGGAGGGAGAGCCTCCTGCTCCACCTACTCAGCGACCTATGCTCAG gTTCTATTTGATAGCTGGTGGAGTCCCACTTATCATTTGTGGGATCACTGCAGCTGTCAATGTCAACAACTATGGAGACAACAGCCCTTA ctgctggctggtgTGGCGCCCCAGTCTGGGGTCATTCTTTGTCCCTGCAGGCCTAGTGGTGTTGGTGACCTGGATCTATTTCGTGTGCACTGTGTTTCGCCTGAGGCACCGTGAGACCAAAGAATGCACCGGAACCACCCTGTCCTCTCCTGTGACTGAGAGCCAGCCTGCACTGGCAGGAAGCACCAGCCTCCTCTCCACAGACTCAGTGGTAGGACCTATAAACCCTGTTGTGGCGCCAGAGGACCAGTATTCACTGAAGACACAGTTCTTGGTGCTTGTGGCAACCCACTTCCTCTTTGTGGTCCTGTGGTGTTGTGGAGCCATGGCAATGTGGCTGACGGGGCACACTAGCTTGTTGTTTAGCTGTCTGTATGGGATGGCTGCCATAGTTTTGGGGGTGTTTCTGGTGATACACCACTGCTTCCGACGTCTGGATGTGCAGGCCTCATGGCTGGCATGTTGCCCAGGCTATCGCAGCTCCCATCCCATATCtacttacacacacacctgcactaCCGGGAGTGGAGTGCAGACCTCTGAGCAGGGATCACAACTTTTCATCAACTGCCATCCACCTGGTGACTCTCATAACTCCTCATCAGCTCGGTCATCATCAACACCAAGTGGAATCAGCAGTGTGGGCCCCGGGCCCTGCAAGCTCACCAACCTGTTGCAGGTGGCACAAGACAATCCAAACAACTCTTCACGTGCTCCTGCAGGCAACAACACCAGCACCAGCACTGACAACATCACCAAGCCAGCAAACAATATTCTGCCAACCATTAACTCTGCGGCCCCAGTGCATCCCCAAAGAAGGAAAGTGAGTAGCAGAACTAAACAAGGAAGTAGCCAGTATCACCATCGGGGTGAGGGCCGAGGTCACTATCGTCTCAAGGCTCTAAGGACTGCTGGAGGTGGGGGCAGCCTGGGAGCTTTAGGGCCCACTGGTTTAGAGCACCTCAGTGCTTCACATGGGGTTTACAAACAGGCCACGAGTGAGAATGGCAGCATCCACCACAGCCTTTCAGAGAACCAGGCCAGCCCGCTTACCAACGGGAAGCGCGTTGGAGAATCAATGGCAACCAGCCCCTCAGAGGGAAGCGATGGGGGCAGCAGCGGGAGCCGCAAACCCTTCCCCCTGCTGCCTTCTATGGCCAGCAGAGCGGCCATGCATGGCGCTCAGAGACGATGTGCCAGCAGAGACAATTTGAAACTGGCGGCTGCTGCAGAACGAGAAAGTAAGCGCTGCTCCTACCCTTTGAACAGTGTCACCACCACTGTGCCAGGGGCCGCTGCCCCAAATGGCACCCTCAAAAACTCAGTGCTCGAGCTGGAGCAGGACATGAGTGGCACAGACCAATCCCAGAGCTCCGTCGGAATGAAGAGTGGTTTGTGGAAAAGTGAAACCACGGTGTAA
- the rab11fip1a gene encoding rab11 family-interacting protein 1 isoform X1: protein MSLADQSRQWFPTSVQVTVHQARSLRVKGKNGTNDAYAIIQVAKDKFSTSVAEKSVAPVWKEEASFDLPLFHPGNAERCTLYIIVMHRAQVGLDKFLGQAVVNLLDLHDNSPRKKTDWFKLVDKTGKADKARGEVLLDIQFLRNNMSASMFDLSMQDKPRSRISKLKDKVRGKKKDGFSDSASAIVPPVSQVLTDSEAEADSQSLNQSPGVKKKSKLRTLFAPKSNLQRNISQSMSTLGTLPEKNSSLSGSRSSGLNADSPEVKKKFKFLGHKRTGSSDSKVSQGPFSLLGRSKQSNSDLNNLCINGSHVYTEEAESKSGSTLSLNSSGQGSVEDIRKHTSDADLPVPSLQIEPDRAFLEQQRHQEEEERRQAEQRRIAEAKRQEEEEKHKVEAKRLQEEEERRYQEEQERKRRFLEDEARRKKQREDEEERRKQEEERKMLEAAENQRLEQEHRRAEEQKRQEEASMSDRLTSLFGMIRKKEEKKEEVQQHAKEGLPAEASRSDSRNPDQPISHHSTNPFEDVSLSSDPPVSPADHQKSTRNTPIPSAMVFLNRTAKVSAVKPRPHPVKPMSSVESHPISTPAVKEIKYRDSTSGKIQVSDSVQSGPYTQLTQEELITLVVKQQTDLSRKDAKIVELEEYIDNLLVRVIDEYPSILHSLNSKPV, encoded by the exons ATGTCTCTGGCCGACCAGAGCCGCCAGTGGTTTCCCACCAGTGTCCAGGTAACGGTGCATCAGGCTCGGAGCCTGCGCGTCAAGGGCAAGAATGGCACCAACGACGCCTACGCCATCATCCAGGTGGCCAAAGACAAATTTTCTACCTCTGTGGCCGAGAAAAGTGTCGCTCCGGTGTGGAAAGAAGAGGCTTCGTTTGACCTGCCACTCTTCCACCCGGGCAACGCTGAGCGCTGCACGCTCTATATCATAGTAATGCACCGCGCTCAGGTGGGGCTCGACAAGTTCCTGGGCCAGGCCGTGGTCAACTTACTGGATCTTCATGACAACAGCCCCCGCAAAAAGACAGA TTGGTTCAAGCTGGTGGACAAGACTGGAAAAGCGGACAAGGCGCGAGGGGAGGTGCTGCTAGATATCCAATTTCTGAGAAACAACATGTCAGCTAGCATGTTTGACCTTTCCATGCAGGACAAACCACGCTCCCGCATCTCTAAGCTGAAGGACAAAGTCCGTGGGAAGAAAAAGGATGGCTTCTCTGACTCTGCCTCAGCCATTGTTCCCCCCGTCAGCCAGGTCCTCACGGACAGCGAAGCAGAGGCTGATTCACAGTCACTCAATCAGTCCCCAGGCGTGAAAAAGAAATCTAAGCTCAGGACACTCTTTGCTCCCAAATCAAACTTGCAGCGTAACATCTCGCAGTCCATGTCGACCCTGGGGACCCTCCCGGAGAAGAATTCGTCTCTCAGTGGCAGCCGCTCGTCTGGCCTCAACGCAGACTCTCCTGAAG ttaaaaagaaattcaaattCCTGGGACACAAGCGAACGGGCAGCTCTGACAGCAAGGTGTCTCAGGGTCCCTTCTCCCTGCTGGGTCGCTCCAAGCAGAGCAACAGTGACCTGAACAACCTGTGCATCAACGGCAGCCATGTGtacacagaggaggcagagtcCAAGAGTGGATCTACGCTCAGTCTGAACAGCTCAGGCCAAGGATCTGTGGAGGACATCCGCAAACACACCTCCGATGCAGATTTACCTGTCCCCTCCCTACAGATAGAGCCAGACAGGGCATTCCTGGAGCAACAGCGCCatcaagaggaggaggagagaaggcaAGCAGAACAACGACGCATAGCAGAGGCCAagaggcaggaggaagaagagaaacacaaggTAGAGGCCAAGagacttcaggaggaagaggagcgcaGATACCAAGAggaacaggagaggaagagacgcTTCCTTGAGGATGAAgcaaggaggaagaaacagagggaggacgaggaagagaggagaaagcaaGAGGAAGAACGCAAGATGCTGGAAGCTGCAGAAAACCAGAGACTTGAGCAGGAGCATCGCAGAGCAGAGGAACAGAAACGACAGGAGGAGGCCTCCATGAGCGACAGGCTGACGTCTCTGTTCGGAATGATCcgaaagaaggaggagaaaaaggaggaggtgCAGCAACATGCTAAAGAGGGGCTGCCCGCTGAAGCCTCTCGCAGTGACTCAAGAAATCCCGATCAACCGATCTCCCACCACTCCACCAACCCGTTTGAGGATGTCTCCCTCAGTTCAGATCCTCCAGTTAGCCCAGCTGATCATCAGAAATCCACCCGCAACACACCGATCCCCTCTGCCATGGTCTTCCTCAACCGCACTGCGAAAGTGTCTGCAGTCAAGCCCAG GCCTCATCCTGTGAAGCCCATGAGCTCAGTTGAGAGCCATCCAATCAGCACCCCCGCTGTGAAAGAGATAAAGTACCGTGACAGCACATCAGGGAAGATTCAG GTGTCCGACTCAGTGCAAAGTGGACCGTACACTCAGCTGACACAGGAAGAGTTGATCACACTGGTGGTGAAGCAGCAAACCGACCTGTCCAGGAAGGACGCCAAGATCGTTGAGCTGGAGGAGTACATCGACAACCTGCTGGTCCGCGTCATAGATGAGTACCCCTCCATCCTGCACTCTCTGAACTCCAAGCCAGTGTGA
- the rab11fip1a gene encoding rab11 family-interacting protein 1 isoform X2 has translation MSLADQSRQWFPTSVQVTVHQARSLRVKGKNGTNDAYAIIQVAKDKFSTSVAEKSVAPVWKEEASFDLPLFHPGNAERCTLYIIVMHRAQVGLDKFLGQAVVNLLDLHDNSPRKKTDWFKLVDKTGKADKARGEVLLDIQFLRNNMSASMFDLSMQDKPRSRISKLKDKVRGKKKDGFSDSASAIVPPVSQVLTDSEAEADSQSLNQSPGVKKKSKLRTLFAPKSNLQRNISQSMSTLGTLPEKNSSLSGSRSSGLNADSPEVKKKFKFLGHKRTGSSDSKVSQGPFSLLGRSKQSNSDLNNLCINGSHVYTEEAESKSGSTLSLNSSGQGSVEDIRKHTSDADLPVPSLQIEPDRAFLEQQRHQEEEERRQAEQRRIAEAKRQEEEEKHKVEAKRLQEEEERRYQEEQERKRRFLEDEARRKKQREDEEERRKQEEERKMLEAAENQRLEQEHRRAEEQKRQEEASMSDRLTSLFGMIRKKEEKKEEVQQHAKEGLPAEASRSDSRNPDQPISHHSTNPFEDVSLSSDPPVSPADHQKSTRNTPIPSAMVFLNRTAKVSAVKPRLPQSLESEPTDCQSPSQLFPSPATSESTLSSVPSESPGTFSDLHSSLAPANISQSPSGSPRGSVENLSSVGSSPTMAEKKKRAPLPPSHPVPGTQTGNHIREINNPAYVEVDGSQQGKKMSLPLPDYETLFPQKRHGVQGQTRWDHIIAEVTERHRITPSEFLGPEMSVDGPEEHGPSLRSSLPQENPAMRYYQTHPLETKPVSSKKVAAPPPPKSVAPPPIPDSSQRQSQSIAHQSMMRPDPTAAPGPVNTDASSGESLSVRSRGGTRKALQPPPAFRPASQTDWDSATQDDERNLQVTEKREAPTAKPRQRVTGKEPGQEEDSAVTPVVSDKHMNSNFQTISSSGMSSMDRKGRQTKENFAEFDPFPNTDLITRDPWAQLNQKREIDDLFTGNVQKEQKLEERGMTVDDLNNIFSQAKPTDPFASFNGSNSNKRNEHEEKDGSEQVSPAFQRRNSKRRSQIHTATVHSDNKTFKSKQEPTYKEEAAVTTVNQGLSTRDVTSESVTPKPQADVKAPSRLYGGEDPFGADPFTVTSPWNSSEPLQVVMEEPEPQPGGLSGGKAPLRAWVAPSEVQPVSAQNSNGGGLALSLRRPHPVKPMSSVESHPISTPAVKEIKYRDSTSGKIQVSDSVQSGPYTQLTQEELITLVVKQQTDLSRKDAKIVELEEYIDNLLVRVIDEYPSILHSLNSKPV, from the exons ATGTCTCTGGCCGACCAGAGCCGCCAGTGGTTTCCCACCAGTGTCCAGGTAACGGTGCATCAGGCTCGGAGCCTGCGCGTCAAGGGCAAGAATGGCACCAACGACGCCTACGCCATCATCCAGGTGGCCAAAGACAAATTTTCTACCTCTGTGGCCGAGAAAAGTGTCGCTCCGGTGTGGAAAGAAGAGGCTTCGTTTGACCTGCCACTCTTCCACCCGGGCAACGCTGAGCGCTGCACGCTCTATATCATAGTAATGCACCGCGCTCAGGTGGGGCTCGACAAGTTCCTGGGCCAGGCCGTGGTCAACTTACTGGATCTTCATGACAACAGCCCCCGCAAAAAGACAGA TTGGTTCAAGCTGGTGGACAAGACTGGAAAAGCGGACAAGGCGCGAGGGGAGGTGCTGCTAGATATCCAATTTCTGAGAAACAACATGTCAGCTAGCATGTTTGACCTTTCCATGCAGGACAAACCACGCTCCCGCATCTCTAAGCTGAAGGACAAAGTCCGTGGGAAGAAAAAGGATGGCTTCTCTGACTCTGCCTCAGCCATTGTTCCCCCCGTCAGCCAGGTCCTCACGGACAGCGAAGCAGAGGCTGATTCACAGTCACTCAATCAGTCCCCAGGCGTGAAAAAGAAATCTAAGCTCAGGACACTCTTTGCTCCCAAATCAAACTTGCAGCGTAACATCTCGCAGTCCATGTCGACCCTGGGGACCCTCCCGGAGAAGAATTCGTCTCTCAGTGGCAGCCGCTCGTCTGGCCTCAACGCAGACTCTCCTGAAG ttaaaaagaaattcaaattCCTGGGACACAAGCGAACGGGCAGCTCTGACAGCAAGGTGTCTCAGGGTCCCTTCTCCCTGCTGGGTCGCTCCAAGCAGAGCAACAGTGACCTGAACAACCTGTGCATCAACGGCAGCCATGTGtacacagaggaggcagagtcCAAGAGTGGATCTACGCTCAGTCTGAACAGCTCAGGCCAAGGATCTGTGGAGGACATCCGCAAACACACCTCCGATGCAGATTTACCTGTCCCCTCCCTACAGATAGAGCCAGACAGGGCATTCCTGGAGCAACAGCGCCatcaagaggaggaggagagaaggcaAGCAGAACAACGACGCATAGCAGAGGCCAagaggcaggaggaagaagagaaacacaaggTAGAGGCCAAGagacttcaggaggaagaggagcgcaGATACCAAGAggaacaggagaggaagagacgcTTCCTTGAGGATGAAgcaaggaggaagaaacagagggaggacgaggaagagaggagaaagcaaGAGGAAGAACGCAAGATGCTGGAAGCTGCAGAAAACCAGAGACTTGAGCAGGAGCATCGCAGAGCAGAGGAACAGAAACGACAGGAGGAGGCCTCCATGAGCGACAGGCTGACGTCTCTGTTCGGAATGATCcgaaagaaggaggagaaaaaggaggaggtgCAGCAACATGCTAAAGAGGGGCTGCCCGCTGAAGCCTCTCGCAGTGACTCAAGAAATCCCGATCAACCGATCTCCCACCACTCCACCAACCCGTTTGAGGATGTCTCCCTCAGTTCAGATCCTCCAGTTAGCCCAGCTGATCATCAGAAATCCACCCGCAACACACCGATCCCCTCTGCCATGGTCTTCCTCAACCGCACTGCGAAAGTGTCTGCAGTCAAGCCCAG ATTGCCTCAATCTCTGGAGTCTGAACCCACTGACTGCCAAAGCCCCAGTCAGCTGTTTCCTTCTCCAGCCACCTCTGAGTCCACCCTCTCTAGTGTCCCATCTGAGTCCCCTGGTACTTTCTCCGACCTCCATTCTTCCCTGGCTCCAGCAAACATAAGTCAAAGCCCATCTGGTTCCCCTCGTGGCAGCGTAGAGAACTTGTCCTCGGTGGGATCTTCACCCACTatggcagagaagaagaaaagagccCCTCTGCCACCCTCGCATCCAGTGCCTGGGACCCAAACTGGGAATCACATTAGAGAGATCAATAACCCTGCATACGTAGAGGTAGATGGATCGCAGCAAGGCAAAAAAATGTCCCTTCCACTTCCTGATTATGAAACCTTATTCCCCCAGAAGAGACACGGAGTTCAAGGGCAGACTCGATGGGATCACATAATTGCTGAggtcacagagagacacaggatCACTCCATCTGAATTTCTGGGTCCAGAGATGAGTGTGGATGGTCCAGAGGAGCATGGACCCAGTCTTAGGTCTTCACTCCCACAGGAGAATCCTGCTATGAGATATTATCAAACACATCCACTGGAGACCAAACCCGTGTCATCAAAAAAAGTAGCTGCCCCACCTCCCCCTAAATCAGTCGCACCTCCACCGATTCCAGATTCAAGTCAAAGACAAAGCCAGAGTATTGCCCACCAATCTATGATGAGGCCTGATCCAACGGCAGCCCCTGGACCCGTTAATACTGATGCTTCAAGCGGAGAAAGTCTCTCTGTGAGGTCCAGGGGTGGAACAAGGAAGGCGTTGCAACCGCCACCTGCATTCAGACCAGCTAGCCAAACGGACTGGGATTCTGCAACACAAGATGATGAGAGAAACCTACAAGTCACTGAGAAAAGAGAGGCACCCACAGCCAAACCCAGACAGAGGGTTACTGGCAAAGAGCCAGGACAGGAAGAGGATTCTGCTGTGACACCAGTAGTCTCTGACAAGCATATGAACAGTAACTTCCAGACAATATCTAGTTCAGGCATGAGCAGCATGGACAGAAAAGGCAGGCAGACAAAGGAGAACTTTGCAGAGTTTGACCCCTTCCCCAATACTGATCTCATTACCAGAGACCCATGGGCACAGCTGAATCAGAAGCGAGAAATAGACGACCTGTTTACCGGCAATGTACAGAAAGAGCAGAAACTTGAAGAGCGGGGAATGACAGTAGATGATCTCAACAACATTTTCAGTCAAGCTAAACCAACAGATCCATTTGCTAGTTTTAATGGCAGCAATTCAAACAAACGCAACGAGCACGAGGAAAAAGATGGTTCAGAGCAAGTCAGTCCTGCTTTCCAAAGAAGGAATTCAAAGAGGCGAAGCCAGATTCATACAGCCACAGTTCACTCGGATAATAAGACTTTCAAGTCCAAACAAGAACCTACGTATAAGGAAGAAGCAGCTGTAACCACAGTCAATCAAGGCCTCTCCACAAGAGATGTCACAAGTGAGTCTGTCACACCAAAGCCTCAAGCTGATGTGAAAGCACCAAGCCGTTTGTATGGAGGGGAAGATCCATTCGGAGCCGATCCTTTTACTGTAACCTCTCCCTGGAATTCCTCAGAACCCCTCCAGGTAGTTATGGAGGAACCAGAACCTCAGCCAGGAGGCCTGTCTGGGGGAAAGGCGCCGTTGAGGGCATGGGTCGCGCCCTCCGAGGTTCAGCCTGTCAGTGCTCAGAATAGCAATGGAGGTGGGCTAGCCTTAAGTCTACGCAG GCCTCATCCTGTGAAGCCCATGAGCTCAGTTGAGAGCCATCCAATCAGCACCCCCGCTGTGAAAGAGATAAAGTACCGTGACAGCACATCAGGGAAGATTCAG GTGTCCGACTCAGTGCAAAGTGGACCGTACACTCAGCTGACACAGGAAGAGTTGATCACACTGGTGGTGAAGCAGCAAACCGACCTGTCCAGGAAGGACGCCAAGATCGTTGAGCTGGAGGAGTACATCGACAACCTGCTGGTCCGCGTCATAGATGAGTACCCCTCCATCCTGCACTCTCTGAACTCCAAGCCAGTGTGA
- the prlhr2a gene encoding prolactin releasing hormone receptor 2a has product MESAGSGWAAELTPPCVMHELNGSDAGQVFEVALQNGSSKRSSQFVGVELLQSFKLLIIPCYTLVALVGVFGNYLLLYVICRTRKMHNVTNFFIGNLAFSDMLMCATCVPFTLAYAFNPHGWVFGRFMCYLVYLIQPVTVYVSVFTLTAIGVDRYYATVHPLKKRISVLACTYLLSGIWLLSCGLVAPAVAHTYHVEFKNEGFTICEEFWMGQERERLAYAYSTLFITYVLPLSALCISYLCISVKLRNCVVPGHHTQSQAEAQRMRKRKTFRLVSLVVAAFGVCWMPISVFNVLRDIDIDLIDKRYFLLIQLLCHLCAMSSSCCNPFLYAWLHDRFRAELRKMFTCRRRIGISANNCATASVVL; this is encoded by the exons ATGGAGAGCGCAGGCAGTGGCTGGGCAGCTGAGCTCACCCCCCCATGTGTAATGCATGAGTTAAATGGCAGCGACGCCGGTCAGGTCTTTGAGGTGGCGCTGCAGAACGGCTCCTCCAAGCGCAGCTCCCAGTTCGtgggtgtggagctgctgcagtcctTCAAGCTGCTCATCATCCCCTGCTACACTCTGGTTGCTCTGGTGGGCGTCTTCGGTAACTACCTGCTCCTCTATGTCATCTGCCGCACGCGCAAGATGCACAACGTCACCAACTTTTTCATCGGGAACCTGGCCTTCTctgacatgctgatgtgtgCCACGTGTGTGCCCTTCACGCTGGCCTACGCCTTCAACCCGCACGGCTGGGTCTTTGGCCGCTTCATGTGCTACCTGGTGTACCTCATCCAGCCCGTGACGGTGTACGTGTCAGTCTTCACTCTCACTGCCATTGGCGTGGACAG ATACTATGCCACAGTTCATCCCCTGAAAAAGCGCATCTCGGTCTTGGCTTGCACCTACCTTCTGTCTGGGATCTGGCTGCTGTCCTGCGGCCTGGTGGCTCCAGCTGTGGCTCACACCTACCATGTGGAATTTAAGAATGAGGGCTTCACCATCTGTGAGGAGTTCTGGATGGGCCAGGAGCGGGAGCGGCTGGCCTACGCCTACAGCACTCTCTTCATCACCTACGTCCTGCCTCTGTCGGCGCTCTGCATCTCGTACCTGTGCATCTCTGTCAAACTGCGGAACTGCGTCGTACCTGGCCACCACACCCAGAGCCAGGCGGAGGCCCAGCGCATGCGCAAACGCAAGACCTTCCGGCTGGTGAGCCTGGTGGTGGCCGCCTTTGGCGTCTGCTGGATGCCCATCAGCGTGTTCAACGTGCTGCGCGACATTGACATTGACCTGATTGATAAGCGCTACTTCCTGCTCATCCAGCTGCTCTGTCACCTGTGTGCAATGAGCTCATCCTGCTGTAACCCTTTCCTCTACGCCTGGCTGCACGACCGCTTCCGTGCTGAGCTCCGCAAAATGTTCACATGCCGCCGACGCATTGGCATTTCGGCCAACAACTGCGCCACAGCCAGCGTGGTTCTGTGA